In Labrus mixtus chromosome 3, fLabMix1.1, whole genome shotgun sequence, a single window of DNA contains:
- the mier2 gene encoding mesoderm induction early response protein 2 isoform X2, with translation MKMATQSHTVRSSSAVSANIKASELPLEELLALYGYTVSDPEKKTCPMAASLPDMTLDKDQITEDLFPGEEEEESSADDLTPSVTSNASDLLCRLKSGDKDKLVSSSDEDSDDASIPSNEEHKEIMVGSMYQAKIPPLCPYAYQDRAYSSEDQLLWRPDVLPMQEVEEFLLYAQRSRGQEGAACLRTQGDTVQDNEQALYELVKCNFNAEEALRRLNFNVKVLSEELCAWSEEECRSFEQGYRVYGKNFHLIQANKVRTRSVGECVEYYYMWKKSDRHEYFTQQATRLSRRRYNLQSGSMEDGEQDGEVGELEGSNNSSGLLSHSSARQLESPLPPQSNLDMDKQEEEGRPRRRRTPRFLLKP, from the exons ATGAAGATGGCAACGCAGTCCCACACTGTTCGCTCAAGTTCAGCTGTGTCTGCAAACATAAAA GCCAGTGAGCTTCCTTTAGAGGAGTTGCTGGCTCTGTACGGCTACACAGTTTCAGATCCAGAGAAGAAGACCTGTCCCATGGCTGCCAGCCTGCCAGACATGACACTGGACAAG GATCAGATAACTGAGGATCTCTTTCccggggaggaggaagaagaatcATCAGCCGATGATCTCACCCCCTCGGTCACCTCAAACGCCTCAGATCTGCTCTGCCGCCTCAAAA GTGGAGACAAAGACAAATTAGTCAGCTCATCAGATGAAGACTCTGACGATGCCTCTATTCCCTCCAATGAAGAGCACAAG GAGATCATGGTGGGCTCTATGTACCAAGCAAAAATCCCTCCACTTTGTCCATATGCCTACCAGGACAGAG CCTACAGCAGTGAGGACCAGTTGCTGTGGAGGCCAGATGTTCTACCCATGCAGGAAGTGGAGGAGTTCTTGTTGTATGCACAGAGATCGCGTGGCCAGGAGGGGGCAGCATGCTTACGAACACAAGGAGACACTGTCCAAGACAATGAACAG GCCCTGTATGAACTAGTGAAATGCAACTTTAATGCAGAAGAAGCACTTAGACGGTTGAACTTCAATGTGAAAGTGTTAAGTG AAGAGCTTTGTGCCTGGAGTGAGGAGGAGTGTAGGAGCTTTGAGCAGGGTTATCGAGTTTACGGGAAAAACTTCCATCTCATTCAGGCCAACAAG GTACGAACGCGCTCTGTTGGGGAGTGTGTGGAGTATTACTACATGTGGAAGAAGTCGGATCGTCACGAGTACTTTACCCAACAGGCCACCAGGCTCAGCCGCAGGAGGTACAACCTGCAATCAGGGAGCAT GGAGGATGGAGAGCAGGACGGGGAGGTCGGGGAGCTTGAGGGCAGCAACAATTCTTCTGGCTTGTTGTCTCACAGCTCTGCCAGGCAGCTTGAGTCCCCATTACCACCTCAGTCGAACCTGGACATGGACAAACAAG